The Cetobacterium sp. ZOR0034 DNA segment TGTTTTTTCTACAATTGCCCAAGCGTCTTTCCATAATAAACCTTCTACATCTGTTAGTATTCTCATAAGTTCTGGTATAGCTATAACAGGATGAGTATCATTTAATTGTATCGATACAAACTCTGAAAATTTGCTAAAATCATTTCCATGAATTTTTTTAAATTTTCTAACTATATCTTGCAATGAAGCTGATGTAAAGAAGTATTGTTGCTTCAATCTTAATTTTTTACCCTCATTTGTTGAATCATTTGGATAAAGGATTCTAGATATATCTTCAGCTCTATTTATATTTTCTAAAGCTTTTTCATAATTCTGATTGTTAAACTCTTTCAAGTCTAACTCCTCTATTGCTTTAGCTTCCCAAAGTCTTAAAGTATTCACATTATCTGTTCCATACCCTATTATTGGCATGTCATATGGTACCGCTCTAACCTTAGAATCTCCAAATTCAACAATAACCTCATCAAAAGGTCTAGCTACTGTCCAAACATCCCCATATCTAAGCCATGTCTCTGGAGTCTCAACCTGAAATCCATTTTCTATCTTTTGCTTAAAAATTCCATTTTTATACTTGATTCCATATCCTGTTCCTGGTAGATTCAATGTCACCAACGAATCCATAAAACAAGCTGCTAATCTTCCAAGTCCTCCGTTTCCAAGCCCAGCATCCTCTTCAGCTGCTTCTATAGTATTTATATCTAACCCTATCTCTGATAGTACTTCACTTATCTGTTCATAAACTCCTAAATTTATCAGATTATTTCCAAGAGCTCTTCCCATAAGAAACTCTGCTGAGAAATAAAAAGCTTGTTTTTCCTCTTCATATTTTTTTCTAGTTTCTAACCAGTTCTTTGATATATTATCAAGAATTACTCTGCTTAAACTCTGATAGATTTCAAAAGAGTTAGCTTCATCAATGCTCTTATTAAATAAAACTCCCACTTTAGTTTCTATCTCACTTTTTAAAAGATCTTTTCCAATTAGCATTCTGTACACTCCTTATTTATTAATTTTCATTTAATTTTTTCATAAGTTCTGCGATCTCTAACTCTTTTTTCTCTAACTCAGCTTTTAATCTAGCTTTTTCTCGAAGTTGCTTTAATATCTCCTCTTTATTTTGAATTTCAGTGTTAAGCTTTTCGTTTTCATTTTTTATACTCTTTAACTCTTCCCCCGTTTTAGTTGTCGAATGAACTATTTTTTTAGTCGGTTTTGTATCTAAAAATGTTGAAACCTCTTTCGGCTTGTTTCCATCTCCAAAATATATATTGGTTTGAATAATAGGTCCTTTTTTAGAGTTTAAATTTATAGGAATTATCATTTGAGCATAATTTTTTAAAAGTTTCTCATTCTGAAACAAAGGTTTATCTATCAATATCTCCTGTGATGTTGTAGAATTACCAAATAGAACTTTTAAATTCTCAATTGGAATTAATTTAACCTCTATTTTTTCTCCAGGTCTAACTCCAGAATCTATAGGTTTAGTATAGAATCCACTATCCTTTTGATTTAAATTAAATAATCTCTGCTCTTTTCCATCAAACCCTATATACTTCGCATCCGTCCAACTTAGAAAAATTACATCTTTCGATATATTTTCAAATGTTAAATCTATCGTTTCATCTAAAAAGTTTATATCCATATTGAATCTATCCGATGAAATTCTTCCATCTTTTGTCAATAGTGGATAATCTCTTAAGGTAGAGTCCTTTGCCCCATAAATTGTAGTTTTAGTACTTCTTATATCACTCTTTACAGATTGATGTTTTATTTCATTTGAACTACATCCTGATACCAAAAGTGTTGATACTAACGCTCCTAAAAAAAATAGATTTTTCATTCATTCACCCCATTTTATTTTAAAAATCTAAAGTTATTATTTTATTGATATTATGTCCAAATTGATTTTCTAATTTCATCAAGTGGATATCATTTTTTATATGCTCTGTTACAATATTTACAAGCAGTTTATTCTCTGAATATGTCCCACAGAACTCCCCTTCATAATTACTTCCTATTATTGCTGCCGTCGAATCTATTGCAACCATTATTCTTTTTTCCGAATCAGTCACATTCAAATTAAAACTCTCTCTTATATAAGCTTCAATCCCAAGATTCGCATAATCAGTTTTATTAAAACTGAAAAGTATAATTCTAACTCCTTTTTCTTTTAATTTTTTAAAATCTTTTTCAAATTCAAATAGATCCAAATTCGTATTTATATAAACAACTTTCTCTGCTCTTTTTAAAATTGTTTTAAACCTATCTTTTATATCATCAAAAGAGTTTAAGTTATAAAATTGTTTTTGTTTTCCACTTACTCCAACTTTATTTAATTCATCTTTTAAAAATTTTGTAGCACTTTCCACATTTTTTTTATAGTTTTCAAATATCTCATTCAAATCCATTGTTTTATAAAAAGTTATCTCTTTATCCAAATATGAATTTATATATCCTTTTTTTTGTAAGATATCTAAATTTTGATAAACTGTTGTTCTTGGATAACCTAAAGTTTTGGCTATTTGAGAACCATTTGTTCCTGGGTTTTTTATCAACTCTAAAAAAACCTCTGCTTCCTTTCTTCCGAAACCAACCTTTTCTAAATTTTCTAAAATCTTTTCATTTTCTACCAAAATATCCTCCTATTCTTTAACTCCCCCTACAGTTAAACCTCCTACAAGATATCTTGATAAGCTGACAAATAGTATTACTACAGGTATGCTTGTTATCAATGCTGCTGCTGAATATGTTCCCCACTCTGCGCTAAATGATCCTTGAAGATTTACTAATCCAACTGGAAGAGTTAATTTCTCTGCTGATGTTAATATTATTCTAGCTATTACAAACTCCGACCAAGCTGTCATAAATGAAAATAACGCTGTTATTGCAAGTGCCGGTGTTGAAATAGGTAATACTATTTTATACATAACCTGCCATACTTTGCAACCATCAATATAAGCACTTTCTTCCAAAGACTTTGGAATTGTATCAAAATACCCCTTTAACATCCATACAGAAAAGGGAACTGATACTGCTACATAAGGTATTAATAATCCTAAAAAACTATTCATTAGTTTTAATTTTACTAAAATTATAAACATAGGTAATAGTAACATCGGTGCTGGAAACATCTGTGTTACTAGAAATGTCATCATCCCAACCTTTCTTCCCCAAAACGAAAATCTTGAAAAAGCATATCCTGCTGTTATTGATATAAATACTCCAATTACTGCTGTCAATAAAGATATAATCAATGAATTTTTTAACCAAATCAATAAGTCCGTTTCAAATAAAGCTTTTCTAAAATTATCTAATGTTGCATCTGGCGGTATTATTCTTAAACTTGTTGAAAACAGTTGATTCCCAGGTCTTAGAGCTACCGACAAAACATTTAATAGAGGATAAAGAGTTATTGCACAAAACAGTATCAATATAAAATATATTCCTATTATCTTTTTCCAACTATCATTTTTTTCAAAATATATACTTTTATCTATCATCTGATTTCCTCCTTAAAAATATTGCTTTTCTTTACGTAGATAATAGAGAAAATCAATAAGAATATAAATATAAGTACCGAATATGCCGCTGCAAAGCCATATCTATAGAAATTAAATGCTAATCTATAAACATCAGTTACTAAAATTTGAGTCTCTTTATTTCCATATCCACCTGCTAAAATTATTATTATGTTTAGCATATTGAATGTCCAAATTGTTCCTAAAATTATTGCTGGAGTTAATGTCGGTTTTAATAATGGCAAAGTGATATCTTTAAATTTACTCCAAGGACTAGCTCCATCTATATCTGCTGCCTCATAAAGTTCGGCCGGGATAGATTGAAGTCCACCCAATGTTATCATCATCATAAATGGAAACCCTAACCATATATTTGTTATTATAGCTGCATAAAAAGTTAGTTTAGGATCACTTAACCAAGGTAAATTTTGAATTCCAAACCATCCAAGCATTAGATTTATAGCTCCAAAATTTTGATTAAACATACCTTTCCAAGTAAGAGCAGCTATATATTGAGGCATCGCCCATGGAATTATAAGAAATACTCTCAGAATAGATTTTCCTGGTAGCTTTCTATTTAGTAAAAGAGCTAAAAATAATCCTATAGTCACATGAAAAAATACGTTTACAAAAGTCCAAATTATAGTTCTTATAAATGTTGCTAAAACATCTGGATCTTGAAATACTCTAATATAATTTTGTAAGCCTACAAATCCAGGGTTTTTAAATGTTCTTAAACTCATATTAGTTAAAGATAACCAAAATCCATATCCTAGTGGATAAAATACCATTATTGCCATTACAATAAAAGCTGGTGCTATAAATAAATATGGTGTGTTTTTACCTACTAGTCTTCCTTTTCCACTCATAATCAGTCTCCTTTTTTAATTTTGGAGGTTGGAAAAACTCCAACCTCCCTATATTTTATTCACCTTTTATAGTTTTTATTCCATCTACTGCATCTTTTTGCATTTTTTTAGCAGCATCTTGTGGTGTCATCTTTCCATTTATAACAGCCTCTAAATTTGGTCTTATTGCATCCCAAATCGCTCTCATCTCTGGAATTACAGGCATTGGAACTGTATGTTCAATCGTTGCTATTGAATCTTGCATAAGCTTATCATTTTTAACTGCTGGTAAGTTTCTAGCTGCTTCTATCCCTGGTGCTTGAGATTGATTTATTGCAATTTCAGCATTAACTTCTGGAGAGAATATATAGTCAAAGAATTTATTTAAAGCTTCTCCTTTTGAATCAGAAGTATTTTCAGATAATGAGTAACCTTTAGAAGCATTTGTAAACAGCGCATAACCATGCTTTGATGGAATCGGCATTGGAGCAACTCCTAAGTCAATTCCTGCATCCTCATACTCTTTCCAAGACCAAGCCCCATTTAAAATCATAGCTGCTTTTTCTTGTTTAAATAGTTGAGAAGCTATATCATAATCCATTCCAGCTTCACCTAATCCATACTTCGCTCTTACATCTTTAACAAAAGTTAAAGCATTTACCATAGCCTCATTATCTAAAGTCGGATTATTACTTTTATCAAAAATTTCTCCTCCAAATCCAGCGTAGAATCCTACAAACCAGAATGGTTCTTTCTCATTATACAGGAATCCATATTTTGAATTAGCTTTATCTTTTGCATCTACAGCTGTGTTTGCCTTTGCAACTTCTAAAAACTCATCCCATGTTTTAGGAGCATTTTTTACTAATTTCTTATTATATAAAAGTGCTATCTGATTTCCTAAAAATTCTGGCAATAAATAAACTTCATCATTATACATTCCACTTTTTAAAGCTCCATCATTAAATTTCGCTATTAAATCTTTTGATACAACTTTACCAATAGGTTTAATTAAATCTGAAACCATAAATATTCCAATATTATCATTTGGTCCATAAACAATATCTGGTCCTTGTCCTGCTAAAGAAGCATTTTGAAATTGTGTTCTTAAATCTTCAACTGAATAGTGTACTACATTTACTTTTACATCTGGATTCTTTTTCATAAACTCATCAACTAATTTTAAATAAGTAGGTCTAACTGCTGGCTCCATTTGTTCCCACAAAGTTATCTCTGTAGTTTTTCCTGAAGCCATTGTTGATAGTAACATCCCTGCTGCGAATACCAACATCGATTTTCTAAACATGTTTCTTACCATTCTTACCCCTCCTGTTTTATGTTGTAACTTAATGACAACACTATTATTACTCTTTTTTTTCTAAATAGTCAATAGTTTTTTTAAATTTTTATTTATTTTTATGTGTTTTTTCAAAAAAAAATGTTTTTTTTAAGAATTTTTAGTTTTGTTATTGACAAATCAAAAAAAATGTTATAAATATATTGGTATCAAAGTTGTAAAGCTTTTACAACATTAAAAAATAAATAGGGGGTATCAAATTTATGAAGATTAAACATTTATTCACACTTTTATCTGCAGTTATTATCACTGGTACAGCTGCACAGAATACTTTTGCAAAAGAAATTGTTCAAAGCCCAGAAGTTGTTTCAACAGCATACGATGTTACAGCTTTAGAAGACAGAATTGCTAAATTAGAATACAATGATCAACACCCTAGTTTTGAATTCCATGGATATGCTCGTACTGGTTTATTATTAAATGCTGAGAGAGGCTTAAAGAAAGCTTCAACTTTCCCAGGACCTTTTGATAAAAAATATGTTGGTAGACTTGGAAACGAAGATAACACTTATGCTGAATTAGAGTTTGTAAAAAGTTTTTATATGGAAAACGGAGCTTGGGCTAAATTCCATGCTATGCTAGTTTCTGATTCAGGTAGCTATTCTGATAACTCTGGTTCTGGAAATGATGGTTGGGGAGATTCATCTATTCAAGCTAGACAAGTTTATGTAGAGATGGGAAATCTTCCAACTTTTACAGGAGCATTTAAGGATTCTACAGTTTGGGCTGGTAAAAGATACTATAACAGAAGAGATATTCATATAACTGACTACTACTATACAGATTTATCAGGTACTGGATTAGGAGTTGACAACATTGCTCTTGGAGAAGGTAAATTAGGATTTGCAACAGTTGCAAGAAATTCTAGTGTAGGAGATGATCAAGATATAGTTGGTTTAGTTACAAAATACTCTATCGGTAACTTCGAGTTTGATCTAGTTGGAGCAAAATCTCAAGATAACGAAGATGAAAATTCTAGTTTAGCTAAAAATGGATTCCAAGGATTTGCACAATATAACTTAAATAGTTACTATGGTTTAAATGGTTTCTCTAAATTCTATGGTCAAATTGGTTCTGGAATTGGAGCTACTTGGGGACTTGGTTCTCTTGGAAATGCTACTGGAAACTATAAAAAAGCTACTTCATATAGACTTGGAACTTGGGGACTTACTAATTTAAACGAGAAATGGGATTTATTCACAACTTTATATGGTCAATATGATAATAAACCTGAAGATAGAGATCTTGATTTATATAAAAAGAATGGTTTTGAAACTGCTTTTGTAGTTAGACCTGTTTACAAAATAAATAATAACTTTGAACTTCAATTTGAAGGTGGAATAGGATATACTGAATCTAACTTCTCTGATGATACAGATTCTAACGGAACATTCTACAAATTAACTTTTGCCCCTACACTAAAACTTGATTCTAATCAATTCTGGGCTAGACCTGAAATTAGAGCATTTGTTACATATGTAGGTGGTGAAACTCAAGATACAGCAAATAACAAAGAAAAATATAATGATGACAACATCAGAGTTGGAGTTCAAGCTGAAGTTTGGTTCTAACACTTAATTAAATTCTTTATTGCTCTGGGTATTTTCCCCGTAGATACCCGGAGCTATTAAATCTAAAAGTGAGGTATTTTTATGAATGAAAGATCTAGTGGTATCCTTTTACATATAACATCGCTACCTGGAAAATATGGAATAGGTGATTTTGGAAAGTGTGCCTATGAGTTTGTTGACTTTTTAAAAAATAGCAATCAAAAATATTGGCAGATTCTTCCAATGGGAGTAACAGGATATGGAGACTCTCCCTATCAATCTTTTTCAGCTTTCGCTGGAAATCCATATTTTATTGATTTAGACTCATTCGTTGAGATGAATATTTTAAAAAACGAAGATTTAAAAACTTTAAAAGAATTAAATTCTATTTCTGAAATTCAGTATGACAAATTATACATAGAAAGATATTCAGTTTTGAGATTAGCTTTTGAAAACTTTAAAAGTCATACCTCTTTTACTTTGCTAAAAAGTTTTAAAAATAAAAACTCTTGGTGGTTAGATAACTACTCTCTTTTTATGGCTATAAAAAATAATTTCAATGGAAAATCATGGTTAGAATGGCCGCGAGAATATCGTTTCAGATGTAAAAAAACTTTAAAAAATGCCAAAGAAAAATTTAAAGATGAAATTGATTTTCAAATATTTCTACAATTTTTCTTCTATAAACAATGGGATGATTTAAAAAAATATGCGAATAATAACAAGATAAAAATAATTGGAGATATTCCTATCTTTGTTGCTACAGATAGTGCTGACACTTGGGAAAATCCTAAGATGTTTGAGTTTGATAAAAAACTACAGCCTAAAAAAGTTGCAGGATGTCCTCCAGATGCTTTTAGTAAATATGGTCAACTTTGGGGAAATGTTCTTTATAACTGGAAATATATAGAGAAAAATAATTTCAGTTGGTGGATTAAAAGAGTTAAAAGCTGTTTTAAACTTTATGATAAAGTTAGAATAGATCACTTTAGAGGCTTTGAATCTTATTGGGCTATTCCAGCAAAGGCTAAAACTGCTCAATTTGGTAAGTGGGAAAAGGGACCTGGTATGAAGCTTTTCTATGCTATAAAAAAATCTTTAGGAGATTTAGATATAATTGCAGAAGATTTAGGTTTTTTAACTCCTAAAGTTTATAAACTTTTAAAGGATTCAGGTTACCCAGGAATGAAAATACTACAATTCGCTTTTGATTCAAGAGAGGAAAGT contains these protein-coding regions:
- a CDS encoding carbohydrate ABC transporter permease, whose translation is MSGKGRLVGKNTPYLFIAPAFIVMAIMVFYPLGYGFWLSLTNMSLRTFKNPGFVGLQNYIRVFQDPDVLATFIRTIIWTFVNVFFHVTIGLFLALLLNRKLPGKSILRVFLIIPWAMPQYIAALTWKGMFNQNFGAINLMLGWFGIQNLPWLSDPKLTFYAAIITNIWLGFPFMMMITLGGLQSIPAELYEAADIDGASPWSKFKDITLPLLKPTLTPAIILGTIWTFNMLNIIIILAGGYGNKETQILVTDVYRLAFNFYRYGFAAAYSVLIFIFLLIFSIIYVKKSNIFKEEIR
- a CDS encoding TrmB family transcriptional regulator, coding for MVENEKILENLEKVGFGRKEAEVFLELIKNPGTNGSQIAKTLGYPRTTVYQNLDILQKKGYINSYLDKEITFYKTMDLNEIFENYKKNVESATKFLKDELNKVGVSGKQKQFYNLNSFDDIKDRFKTILKRAEKVVYINTNLDLFEFEKDFKKLKEKGVRIILFSFNKTDYANLGIEAYIRESFNLNVTDSEKRIMVAIDSTAAIIGSNYEGEFCGTYSENKLLVNIVTEHIKNDIHLMKLENQFGHNINKIITLDF
- the malQ gene encoding 4-alpha-glucanotransferase; amino-acid sequence: MNERSSGILLHITSLPGKYGIGDFGKCAYEFVDFLKNSNQKYWQILPMGVTGYGDSPYQSFSAFAGNPYFIDLDSFVEMNILKNEDLKTLKELNSISEIQYDKLYIERYSVLRLAFENFKSHTSFTLLKSFKNKNSWWLDNYSLFMAIKNNFNGKSWLEWPREYRFRCKKTLKNAKEKFKDEIDFQIFLQFFFYKQWDDLKKYANNNKIKIIGDIPIFVATDSADTWENPKMFEFDKKLQPKKVAGCPPDAFSKYGQLWGNVLYNWKYIEKNNFSWWIKRVKSCFKLYDKVRIDHFRGFESYWAIPAKAKTAQFGKWEKGPGMKLFYAIKKSLGDLDIIAEDLGFLTPKVYKLLKDSGYPGMKILQFAFDSREESDYLPHKYPKKSVAYTGTHDNQTVTGWYKSTNEKDKNFCDEYLSKFLTSKVENNSSISWKFIEALWSSNSNLTIAPLQDFLDLDDEARMNTPSTLGGNWIWRMNKSLLTKDLENKLSVLTIKHKR
- a CDS encoding sugar ABC transporter permease, with the translated sequence MIDKSIYFEKNDSWKKIIGIYFILILFCAITLYPLLNVLSVALRPGNQLFSTSLRIIPPDATLDNFRKALFETDLLIWLKNSLIISLLTAVIGVFISITAGYAFSRFSFWGRKVGMMTFLVTQMFPAPMLLLPMFIILVKLKLMNSFLGLLIPYVAVSVPFSVWMLKGYFDTIPKSLEESAYIDGCKVWQVMYKIVLPISTPALAITALFSFMTAWSEFVIARIILTSAEKLTLPVGLVNLQGSFSAEWGTYSAAALITSIPVVILFVSLSRYLVGGLTVGGVKE
- a CDS encoding extracellular solute-binding protein → MVRNMFRKSMLVFAAGMLLSTMASGKTTEITLWEQMEPAVRPTYLKLVDEFMKKNPDVKVNVVHYSVEDLRTQFQNASLAGQGPDIVYGPNDNIGIFMVSDLIKPIGKVVSKDLIAKFNDGALKSGMYNDEVYLLPEFLGNQIALLYNKKLVKNAPKTWDEFLEVAKANTAVDAKDKANSKYGFLYNEKEPFWFVGFYAGFGGEIFDKSNNPTLDNEAMVNALTFVKDVRAKYGLGEAGMDYDIASQLFKQEKAAMILNGAWSWKEYEDAGIDLGVAPMPIPSKHGYALFTNASKGYSLSENTSDSKGEALNKFFDYIFSPEVNAEIAINQSQAPGIEAARNLPAVKNDKLMQDSIATIEHTVPMPVIPEMRAIWDAIRPNLEAVINGKMTPQDAAKKMQKDAVDGIKTIKGE
- a CDS encoding carbohydrate porin, coding for MKIKHLFTLLSAVIITGTAAQNTFAKEIVQSPEVVSTAYDVTALEDRIAKLEYNDQHPSFEFHGYARTGLLLNAERGLKKASTFPGPFDKKYVGRLGNEDNTYAELEFVKSFYMENGAWAKFHAMLVSDSGSYSDNSGSGNDGWGDSSIQARQVYVEMGNLPTFTGAFKDSTVWAGKRYYNRRDIHITDYYYTDLSGTGLGVDNIALGEGKLGFATVARNSSVGDDQDIVGLVTKYSIGNFEFDLVGAKSQDNEDENSSLAKNGFQGFAQYNLNSYYGLNGFSKFYGQIGSGIGATWGLGSLGNATGNYKKATSYRLGTWGLTNLNEKWDLFTTLYGQYDNKPEDRDLDLYKKNGFETAFVVRPVYKINNNFELQFEGGIGYTESNFSDDTDSNGTFYKLTFAPTLKLDSNQFWARPEIRAFVTYVGGETQDTANNKEKYNDDNIRVGVQAEVWF